A window of the Gossypium hirsutum isolate 1008001.06 chromosome A05, Gossypium_hirsutum_v2.1, whole genome shotgun sequence genome harbors these coding sequences:
- the LOC107958302 gene encoding phospholipase A1-Igamma1, chloroplastic, with the protein MQLSPVRHVDRQKTERPRTKRVWKLKLSVTWQRMKKVLKSTLKHRLHLHLASNLSKLSTLKLNHHDMAIIKPIKHVMKKKKTIRPTMPLAQLIQLPYTAADFIDHGHAMTPTKSPIENISTRWRELHGLHNWDGLIEPLHPWLRREVVKYGEFVQGTYDAFDFDPLSEFCGSCRYNRHKLFEELGLTKHGYKVTKYIYAMSHVDVPEWLERTYCTWSKDSNWMGYVAVSGDAETARIGRRDILVAWRGTVAPTEWYTDLKTRLQRLGKTNIKVQRGFLSIYSSKGDFSRYNKLSASEQVKEEIQKLVSFFRDRGEEVSLTICGHSLGGALALLNAYDAATYVPHLFINVISFGAPRVGNIHFKEKLKELGVKTLRVVVKQDIVPKLPGFILNTILNKFTAVTGRLKWIYRHVGTQLKLDVLMSPYLTRDPDYTGSHNLETYLHLLDGYISKTSKFRWNARRDVALVNKSTDMLIKELKIPEFWYQRPFKGLVLNQYGRWVKPGRPVEYIPSPRSIGSDHDPSL; encoded by the coding sequence ATGCAGTTGTCACCGGTGAGACATGTCGATAGGCAGAAAACAGAAAGGCCAAGGACCAAAAGGGTATGGAAACTGAAGCTTAGTGTTACTTGGCAGCGTATGAAGAAGGTCTTGAAATCCACTCTCAAGCATCGCCTTCATCTCCATCTTGCATCAAACCTGAGCAAGCTTTCGACTCTTAAACTTAATCATCATGATATGGCTATCATCAAGCCGATTAAGCatgtaatgaaaaagaaaaagacaattcGTCCCACGATGCCATTGGCACAACTCATTCAATTGCCCTACACCGCGGCCGATTTCATCGACCACGGTCATGCAATGACTCCCACCAAGTCCCCCATCGAGAATATATCCACACGATGGCGTGAGCTTCATGGTTTGCATAATTGGGATGGCCTTATTGAGCCTCTCCACCCTTGGCTAAGGCGAGAGGTTGTCAAGTACGGAGAATTCGTCCAAGGAACGTATGATGCTTTCGACTTTGATCCTTTATCAGAGTTTTGTGGAAGCTGTAGATACAATAGGCACAAATTGTTTGAAGAACTAGGCCTTACTAAACATGGTTACAAGGTTACCAAGTACATTTATGCCATGTCCCATGTCGATGTTCCTGAATGGTTGGAGAGGACTTATTGTACTTGGAGTAAGGATTCCAACTGGATGGGATATGTTGCAGTCAGCGGAGATGCTGAAACCGCAAGGATTGGGAGGAGAGATATCCTCGTGGCATGGCGGGGCACGGTGGCTCCAACCGAGTGGTACACGGACCTCAAAACACGTCTGCAGCGTCTTGGGAAAACTAATATCAAGGTGCAAAGAGGGTTCCTCAGCATCTACTCTTCCAAGGGTGACTTCTCAAGGTACAACAAGTTGAGTGCATCGGAACAAGTCAAGGAAGAAATCCAGAAGCTTGTTAGCTTTTTCAGAGACAGAGGTGAGGAAGTTAGCTTAACAATTTGCGGTCATAGCCTTGGAGGCGCATTGGCACTCCTCAATGCCTACGATGCCGCAACGTATGTCCCCCATCTCTTCATCAACGTCATCTCTTTCGGTGCACCAAGAGTTGGGAACATACATTTCAAGGAGAAGCTCAAGGAACTAGGAGTGAAGACACTAAGGGTTGTTGTCAAGCAAGACATAGTCCCAAAGTTGCCAGGGTTCATACTCAACACCATTCTTAACAAGTTTACAGCGGTTACAGGGAGATTGAAATGGATTTACCGCCATGTCGGAACGCAGTTGAAACTTGATGTACTCATGTCCCCATACTTAACACGTGACCCGGATTACACAGGGTCTCATAATTTGGAGACTTACCTCCATCTGTTAGATGGATACATTAGCAAGACATCAAAGTTTCGCTGGAATGCAAGAAGAGATGTTGCCTTGGTTAACAAGTCAACTGATATGTTGATAAAGGAGTTGAAGATCCCAGAGTTTTGGTATCAAAGGCCATTCAAGGGACTTGTGCTGAACCAATATGGCAGATGGGTTAAACCAGGGAGACCAGTTGAATACATCCCTTCTCCACGTAGCATCGGATCTGATCACGACCCTTCACTTTAA
- the LOC107958300 gene encoding LOW QUALITY PROTEIN: CSC1-like protein ERD4 (The sequence of the model RefSeq protein was modified relative to this genomic sequence to represent the inferred CDS: inserted 1 base in 1 codon): MDFSSFLTSLGTSFVIFIVLMVLFAWLSTRQGNAVVYYPNRIVKGMEPWEGGSRTRNPFAWIKEALSSSEQDVINMSGIDTAVYFVFLSTVLGILVLSGIVLLPVLLPIAATDDGVKKNEHTSNTTSNGTFSDLDKLSMANIEVKSPRLWAFLVATYWVSVVTYFLTFKAYQHVSALRATALMSNEVKPEQFAVLVRDLPNATSGQTRKQQVDTYFKSIYPETFYRSMVVTNNKEVDKIWGELEGFKKKLARAEAIYALSQRNGQGTRPTNRTGFLGLCGKXVDSIEYYNEKIKELTQKLEAEQKVTLREKQQGSALVFFTSRVTAALAAQSLHAQMVDNWTVTEAPEPRQLIWSNLAIKFYDRIIRQYVVYIVVFLTIVFYMIPITFISAVTTLKNLRKLLPFLKPIVDIAALKTVLEAYLPQLALIIFLALLPKFLFFLSKTEGIPSGSHVIRAASGKYFYFIVFNVFIGVTIGGTLIASIKTIEEKPNSVFDMLAKSLPGNATFFLTFVALKFFVGYGLELSRIVPLIIYHLKRKYLCKNEAELREAWFPGDINYVTRVPSDMLIVTIVLCYSVIAPVIIPFGVLYFALGWLVLRNQALKVYVPAYESYGRMWPHMQTRIISALFLYQVTMLGYFGVMRFYYTPILVPLPILSLVFVIVCRKKFYGAFCHTVLEVASQELKETPHMEQIFKSFIPPSLISDKQEDEHFEDALSQVSRSESSV, from the exons ATGGATTTTAGTTCATTCTTGACGTCCTTAGGGACTTCTTTTGTAATATTCATAGTGTTGATGGTGCTCTTTGCATGGCTTTCGACGAGGCAAGGGAACGCGGTGGTGTATTATCCGAACCGGATCGTCAAAGGTATGGAACCGTGGGAAGGCGGTTCAAGGACAAGAAACCCTTTCGCTTGGATAAAGGAAGCCTTGTCTTCGAGTGAACAAGATGTCATCAACATGTCTGGGATTGACACTGCCGTCTACTTCGTCTTCCTCAGCACTG TATTGGGAATCTTGGTTTTGTCTGGCATTGTACTGCTTCCAGTTCTTCTACCCATCGCTGCAACTGATGATGGTGTGAAGAAGAACGAACATACTAGTAATACTACGAGCAATGGAACTTTCAGCGACCTAGACAAGTTATCAATGGCGAATATTGAG GTGAAGAGTCCAAGGTTGTGGGCATTCCTGGTAGCCACCTATTGGGTGTCTGTGGTCACCTATTTCCTTACATTTAAGGCTTACCAACATGTTTCTGCACTAAGAGCTACTGCTCTAATGTCTAATGAAGTGAAACCTGAGCAATTCGCGGTTCTTGTTAGAGACTTGCCGAATGCCACTTCAGGTCAAACTCGAAAACAGCAGGTTGATACATACTTCAAATCTATATATCCTGAGACATTCTACAGATCAATGGTGGTCACTAACAACAAAGAG GTTGATAAAATCTGGGGAGAGTTGGAAGGGTTCAAGAAGAAGCTTGCGCGCGCAGAAGCCATATATGCACTGTCCCAGAGAAATGGTCAAGGCACGAGACCAACCAACAGAACCGGCTTCCTTGGTCTCTGTGGTA AAGTAGACAGCATAGAGTACTACAATGAAAAGATTAAGGAATTGACACAAAAATTGGAAGCTGAACAAAAGGTGACCCTCCGAGAAAAGCAGCAAGGTTCTGCTTTGGTTTTCTTTACCAGTAGGGTGACTGCAGCCCTGGCTGCTCAAAGCCTACATGCTCAGATGGTTGACAATTGGACCGTTACTGAAGCGCCCGAACCTCGTCAACTCATATGGAGCAACCTGGCCATCAAGTTCTACGATAGAATAATACGACAATATGTCGTTTATATTGTCGTGTTTCTGACCATAGTTTTTTATATGATTCCCATTACTTTTATCTCTGCAGTCACAACCCTTAAGAATCTGAGAAAACTTCTGCCATTCTTGAAGCCTATTGTTGATATAGCTGCACTAAAGACGGTATTGGAGGCATATCTTCCTCAGCTTGCACTCATCATATTTTTGGCATTATTGCCCAAGTTCCTCTTTTTCCTCTCTAAAACCGAGGGAATCCCTAGTGGGAGCCATGTCATAAGGGCTGCATCTGGGAAATACTTTTATTTCATCGTGTTTAATGTTTTCATTGGTGTTACTATTGGTGGGACTTTGATCGCTTCAATTAAGACCATTGAGGAGAAGCCTAACTCCGTTTTCGACATGCTGGCAAAAAGTCTGCCTGGCAATGCAACTTTCTTCCTTACATTCGTGGCTCTAAA GTTCTTTGTTGGTTATGGGCTTGAGCTTTCTCGAATAGTCCCTCTAATCATATATCATTTGAAGAGAAAATATCTTTGCAAGAACGAAGCCGAGTTAAGAGAAGCTTGGTTTCCCGGAGATATTAACTATGTAACTAGAGTTCCTAGTGACATGCTTATCGTCACAATCGTTCTTTGCTACTCGGTTATAGCTCCTGTGATCATCCCATTTGGAGTACTTTACTTTGCCTTGGGTTGGCTTGTTCTCCGGAATCAG GCACTCAAAGTTTATGTTCCGGCATATGAGAGCTATGGAAGAATGTGGCCTCACATGCAAACCCGAATCATTAGTGCCCTGTTCTTATACCAAGTTACCATGTTGGGTTACTTTGGGGTCATGAGATTCTACTATACTCCCATCCTGGTTCCGCTCCCGATATTGTCTCTCGTCTTTGTCATTGTCTGTAGGAAGAAATTCTATGGGGCTTTTTGTCACACGGTGCTTGAGGTCGCTAGCCAAGAACTGAAAGAAACTCCTCACATGGAACAGATATTCAAATCCTTTATCCCACCAAGCTTGATCTCTGACAAACAAGAAGATGAGCACTTTGAAGATGCTTTGTCTCAAGTTTCAAGATCAGAATCTTCTGTTTGA
- the LOC107960741 gene encoding protein PLASTID TRANSCRIPTIONALLY ACTIVE 12, chloroplastic isoform X1 — translation MSSLSVNFLCKDRFLTAGKPGYNHLQISSIGYFPAGILQARVGLNKVSKRANLFPCIKCEKKEEPIEHVSVERPPYYSYIDSTSGQLEPASGARASIPEEEYWPEGTASRVRAARAPEPTGTSAGSPSYGKSPGSRRKKHKTSAVAQSSQVSTEPNEPVVPEIVEDIVDDPKDSSSEYVIYQTETKEDEETEYELDKKFGRPHPFIDPKVKKPLEEPLTSEELWWNWRKPEKEQWSRWQRRRPDVETVFLKAMAETGQVKLYGEHPTLTETSLYRARRHLFKEERLKAEQERLERIGPVAYYSEWVKAWKRDTSREAIQKHFEETGEDENAQLIEMFSYQTDREYRIMMGTDARIRRDPLAMRMQEDQIKQIWGGDPVYPTVNYIQDPDEVIDYRGPDFHEPTPNMLAYLKEHGKIISREELEKILAKEKTEELEMTDLDDAMARAVDIGENEDEDDDDSEVDGEGEEEKINRNWSVLKSTPQLRKSKGKPKKEDPMSLEEAVDDSENLTDFLMDFEEEE, via the exons ATGTCATCTTTATCAGTAAACTTTCTATGTAAAG ATAGATTCCTAACTGCTGGGAAACCAGGCTACAATCACTTacag ATCTCGTCTATAGGCTATTTTCCAGCAGGAATATTGCAAGCTAGAGTTGGCTTGAATAAAGTGTCGAAGAGAGCTAATTTATTTCCTTGTATTAAGTGTGAGAAGAAAGAGGAGCCAATTGAGCATGTCTCTGTCGAGCGTCCTCCATATTATAGCTATATCGACTCGACTTCTGGGCAGCTTGAACCAGCATCTGGTGCACGTGCAAGTATTCCAGAAGAGGAGTACTGGCCTGAAGGCACTGCTAGTCGAGTCAGGGCTGCCAGGGCACCTGAACCAACTGGAACTTCTGCAGGATCCCCGTCATATGGAAAAAGCCCGGGAAGTAGGAGGAAGAAGCATAAAACATCGGCTGTTGCTCAATCTTCTCAAGTGAGCACTGAACCAAACGAGCCTGTTGTGCCTGAAATTGTGGAGGACATAGTTGACGATCCTAAAGATTCCTCATCTGAGTATGTAATTTACCAGACAGAAactaaagaagatgaagaaactGAGTATGAATTAGACAAGAAATTTGGACGCCCTCATCCGTTTATTGATCCAAAAGTAAAGAAACCACTAGAGGAACCACTTACTAGTGAAGAACTATGGTGGAATTGGAGAAAGCCCGAAAAAGAACAATGGTCTAGATGGCAAAGGAGACGACCTGATGTTGAAACA gtttttctgAAAGCAATGGCTGAGACTGGGCAAGTGAAGCTTTATGGTGAACATCCAACATTAACTGAAACTTCCCTTTACAGAGCTAGGCGCCATCTTTTCAAGGAAGAAAG GTTGAAAGCTGAACAAGAAAGActagaaagaattggtccagtggcttaCTACTCTGAATGGGTGAAAGCATGGAAAAGAGACACTTCACGAGAAGCTATTCAGAAACATTTTGAAGAGACTGGTGAAGATGAAAATGCTCAACTGATTGAAATGTTCAGTTATCAAACAGATCGAGAATACAGGATTATGATGGGCACTGATGCCCGTATTCGAAGGGATCCTCTAGCAATGCGAATGCAAGAAGATCAAATAAAGCAAA TTTGGGGTGGAGATCCTGTTTACCCAACTGTGAACTACATTCAAGATCCAGATGAAGTGATTGATTATAGAGGACCAGATTTTCATGAACCAACGCCAAATATGCTGGCCTATCTGAAGGAG CATGGCAAAATTATATCGAGGGAGGAACTTGAGAAAATTTTGGCAAAGGAGAAGACTGAAGAACTTGAG ATGACAGATTTAGATGATGCTATGGCCCGAGCTGTTGATATCGGCGAAAATGAA gatgaagatgatgatgacaGTGAAGTTGATGGTGAAGGAGAGGAAGAGAAAATCAATCGCAATTGGAGTGTTCTTAAAAGTACACCTCAGCTTCGAAAGTCAAAG GGTAAGCCGAAAAAGGAGGATCCAATGTCCTTGGAAGAGGCAGTCGATGATTCTGAGAACTTGACTGATTTTCTCATGGACTTTGAGGAAGAGGAGTGA
- the LOC107960741 gene encoding protein PLASTID TRANSCRIPTIONALLY ACTIVE 12, chloroplastic isoform X2 has protein sequence MSSLSVNFLCKDRFLTAGKPGYNHLQISSIGYFPAGILQARVGLNKVSKRANLFPCIKCEKKEEPIEHVSVERPPYYSYIDSTSGQLEPASGARASIPEEEYWPEGTASRVRAARAPEPTGTSAGSPSYGKSPGSRRKKHKTSAVAQSSQVSTEPNEPVVPEIVEDIVDDPKDSSSEYVIYQTETKEDEETEYELDKKFGRPHPFIDPKVKKPLEEPLTSEELWWNWRKPEKEQWSRWQRRRPDVETVFLKAMAETGQVKLYGEHPTLTETSLYRARRHLFKEERLKAEQERLERIGPVAYYSEWVKAWKRDTSREAIQKHFEETGEDENAQLIEMFSYQTDREYRIMMGTDARIRRDPLAMRMQEDQIKQIWGGDPVYPTVNYIQDPDEVIDYRGPDFHEPTPNMLAYLKEMTDLDDAMARAVDIGENEDEDDDDSEVDGEGEEEKINRNWSVLKSTPQLRKSKGKPKKEDPMSLEEAVDDSENLTDFLMDFEEEE, from the exons ATGTCATCTTTATCAGTAAACTTTCTATGTAAAG ATAGATTCCTAACTGCTGGGAAACCAGGCTACAATCACTTacag ATCTCGTCTATAGGCTATTTTCCAGCAGGAATATTGCAAGCTAGAGTTGGCTTGAATAAAGTGTCGAAGAGAGCTAATTTATTTCCTTGTATTAAGTGTGAGAAGAAAGAGGAGCCAATTGAGCATGTCTCTGTCGAGCGTCCTCCATATTATAGCTATATCGACTCGACTTCTGGGCAGCTTGAACCAGCATCTGGTGCACGTGCAAGTATTCCAGAAGAGGAGTACTGGCCTGAAGGCACTGCTAGTCGAGTCAGGGCTGCCAGGGCACCTGAACCAACTGGAACTTCTGCAGGATCCCCGTCATATGGAAAAAGCCCGGGAAGTAGGAGGAAGAAGCATAAAACATCGGCTGTTGCTCAATCTTCTCAAGTGAGCACTGAACCAAACGAGCCTGTTGTGCCTGAAATTGTGGAGGACATAGTTGACGATCCTAAAGATTCCTCATCTGAGTATGTAATTTACCAGACAGAAactaaagaagatgaagaaactGAGTATGAATTAGACAAGAAATTTGGACGCCCTCATCCGTTTATTGATCCAAAAGTAAAGAAACCACTAGAGGAACCACTTACTAGTGAAGAACTATGGTGGAATTGGAGAAAGCCCGAAAAAGAACAATGGTCTAGATGGCAAAGGAGACGACCTGATGTTGAAACA gtttttctgAAAGCAATGGCTGAGACTGGGCAAGTGAAGCTTTATGGTGAACATCCAACATTAACTGAAACTTCCCTTTACAGAGCTAGGCGCCATCTTTTCAAGGAAGAAAG GTTGAAAGCTGAACAAGAAAGActagaaagaattggtccagtggcttaCTACTCTGAATGGGTGAAAGCATGGAAAAGAGACACTTCACGAGAAGCTATTCAGAAACATTTTGAAGAGACTGGTGAAGATGAAAATGCTCAACTGATTGAAATGTTCAGTTATCAAACAGATCGAGAATACAGGATTATGATGGGCACTGATGCCCGTATTCGAAGGGATCCTCTAGCAATGCGAATGCAAGAAGATCAAATAAAGCAAA TTTGGGGTGGAGATCCTGTTTACCCAACTGTGAACTACATTCAAGATCCAGATGAAGTGATTGATTATAGAGGACCAGATTTTCATGAACCAACGCCAAATATGCTGGCCTATCTGAAGGAG ATGACAGATTTAGATGATGCTATGGCCCGAGCTGTTGATATCGGCGAAAATGAA gatgaagatgatgatgacaGTGAAGTTGATGGTGAAGGAGAGGAAGAGAAAATCAATCGCAATTGGAGTGTTCTTAAAAGTACACCTCAGCTTCGAAAGTCAAAG GGTAAGCCGAAAAAGGAGGATCCAATGTCCTTGGAAGAGGCAGTCGATGATTCTGAGAACTTGACTGATTTTCTCATGGACTTTGAGGAAGAGGAGTGA